In [Limnothrix rosea] IAM M-220, a single window of DNA contains:
- a CDS encoding PTPA-CTERM sorting domain-containing protein encodes MNHWQRIFLVCAGSLMVNSLVVGSAGAMVLDRGWRLAVGFHSLDLAVGVNGLLRLLSGDNRFTPGGFDVDFDLDEQGEFFDLEIDGNFVGRFGCYEAFGIINLNGDMSGEGCAFDREFLFVRDFGLSLAALINGDRQLIIDAIFSEAVALSSVGNHLTVVLRYGTGSLAVVPVPAPAAVLPVISGLAVVGKKRLKKIENDMG; translated from the coding sequence ATGAATCATTGGCAAAGGATTTTTCTTGTTTGTGCTGGGTCATTGATGGTTAATAGTTTGGTTGTTGGCTCTGCAGGGGCGATGGTATTGGATCGGGGTTGGCGTTTGGCTGTTGGATTTCATAGTTTGGATCTTGCTGTTGGTGTAAATGGTTTATTAAGGCTTTTGTCTGGTGATAATCGGTTTACTCCGGGGGGGTTCGATGTGGACTTTGATCTTGATGAACAGGGGGAATTTTTTGATTTAGAAATTGATGGTAATTTTGTTGGTCGTTTTGGTTGTTATGAGGCGTTTGGGATTATTAATCTCAATGGGGATATGAGTGGTGAAGGTTGTGCTTTTGATCGGGAGTTTTTGTTTGTTCGTGATTTTGGGTTAAGTCTGGCGGCTTTGATTAATGGCGATCGCCAACTCATCATTGATGCGATATTTTCGGAGGCTGTCGCGTTATCTTCTGTTGGCAACCATTTAACTGTTGTTTTGCGCTATGGCACGGGATCACTCGCTGTCGTGCCCGTACCAGCTCCTGCTGCGGTTTTGCCGGTAATTAGTGGTCTGGCTGTGGTAGGGAAAAAACGGCTTAAAAAAATAGAAAATGATATGGGCTAA